A part of Corynebacterium afermentans subsp. lipophilum genomic DNA contains:
- a CDS encoding potassium channel family protein codes for MVNFPRFTSTQRLNIPPVVVIGLGRFGGAIAQELTRYGVEVMGVDVDERLVREHAPLLTDATVADTTDPEALRQLGVHDVKRVVLGIGSALEASILTASNLVDLGVPDIWAKADSESHARILQRLGVHHVVRPEHDTGRRVAHLLGGRFQDFAELAENYGVIKMAPPRALLSGPCDAEKLWDKHRVQVVSVRNSNGEWQPFVPGQELSPSDLIVMAGAPDDLERFSQQ; via the coding sequence TTGGTTAACTTCCCCCGTTTCACGTCCACGCAGCGTTTGAATATCCCGCCCGTGGTGGTCATTGGCCTGGGCCGTTTCGGCGGTGCGATCGCCCAGGAGCTCACCCGCTACGGCGTGGAGGTGATGGGCGTCGATGTGGATGAGCGGCTGGTGCGCGAGCATGCGCCTTTGCTTACCGACGCCACCGTCGCCGACACCACCGACCCCGAAGCCTTACGCCAGCTCGGTGTGCATGACGTCAAACGCGTGGTGCTCGGCATCGGCTCCGCGCTGGAGGCGTCCATCCTGACCGCCTCCAACCTGGTAGATCTAGGGGTGCCCGACATTTGGGCGAAGGCTGATTCGGAGTCCCACGCCCGCATTTTGCAACGCCTCGGCGTGCACCACGTGGTGCGCCCGGAGCACGACACCGGCCGCCGGGTGGCGCATCTGCTCGGCGGGAGGTTCCAGGATTTCGCAGAGTTGGCGGAGAACTACGGCGTGATCAAGATGGCCCCGCCGCGTGCGCTGCTGTCCGGTCCCTGCGACGCGGAAAAGCTGTGGGACAAGCACCGCGTGCAGGTGGTCTCCGTGCGCAACAGCAATGGCGAGTGGCAGCCGTTTGTGCCGGGCCAGGAGCTCTCCCCGTCGGACCTGATTGTGATGGCGGGTGCGCCGGACGACTTAGAGCGTTTCTCCCAGCAGTAG
- the arsB gene encoding ACR3 family arsenite efflux transporter has translation MSFLDRFLPVWIMLAMAAGLALGRAVPGLSGALERLEVGGISLPIALGLLVMMYPPLAKVRYDKTREIATDKRLMTVSIILNWILGPAFMFALAWMFLPNEPELRTGLIIVGLARCIAMVLVWSDLACADREATAVLVAINSVFQVLMFGVLGWFYLQVLPSWLGLETTSVDFSFWAIVSSVLVFLGIPLLAGLLSRIIGERTKGRDWYENTFLPRISPLALVGLLYTIVLLFSLQGDQILSRPLTVATVALPLLCYFVGMFAVALVVAKLSGMDYAQSASVAFTAAGNNFELAIAVAIGTFGATSAQALAGTIGPLIEIPVLVGLVYLMRGIGPKLFPGDPTLPNQRSLT, from the coding sequence ATGTCATTTCTTGACCGCTTCCTACCGGTGTGGATCATGCTCGCCATGGCGGCGGGCCTCGCCCTCGGCCGCGCAGTGCCGGGGCTTTCGGGCGCACTCGAGCGCCTTGAAGTCGGCGGGATCTCGCTGCCGATCGCGCTCGGCCTGCTTGTGATGATGTACCCGCCGCTGGCCAAGGTGCGCTACGACAAAACCCGCGAGATCGCCACCGACAAACGGCTCATGACCGTATCCATCATTTTGAACTGGATTCTTGGCCCCGCGTTCATGTTCGCGCTCGCGTGGATGTTCCTGCCTAACGAGCCGGAGCTGCGCACCGGCCTGATCATCGTCGGGTTGGCGCGCTGCATCGCCATGGTGCTGGTGTGGTCCGACCTCGCCTGCGCAGACCGGGAAGCCACCGCCGTGCTGGTGGCCATCAACTCGGTGTTCCAGGTGCTCATGTTCGGCGTGCTTGGCTGGTTCTACCTGCAGGTCCTGCCGTCCTGGCTGGGCCTGGAGACCACCTCGGTGGATTTCTCCTTCTGGGCGATCGTCTCCTCCGTGCTCGTCTTTTTGGGCATCCCGCTGCTGGCCGGGCTGCTGTCTCGCATCATCGGTGAGCGCACCAAGGGCCGCGACTGGTACGAAAACACCTTCCTGCCCCGGATCTCCCCGCTGGCGCTGGTCGGCCTGCTGTACACGATCGTGCTGCTGTTTTCCCTGCAGGGCGACCAGATCCTGTCCAGGCCGTTGACTGTGGCCACGGTGGCGCTGCCGCTGCTGTGCTACTTCGTGGGCATGTTCGCCGTGGCACTTGTGGTGGCCAAACTCTCCGGCATGGACTACGCCCAATCCGCCTCGGTGGCGTTTACCGCCGCCGGCAACAACTTCGAGCTCGCCATCGCGGTGGCGATCGGCACCTTCGGCGCCACCTCCGCCCAGGCGCTGGCGGGTACGATTGGCCCGCTCATCGAGATCCCGGTGCTCGTCGGCTTGGTCTACCTCATGCGGGGGATCGGCCCGAAACTGTTCCCCGGTGACCCAACCCTGCCTAACCAAAGGAGCCTTACATGA
- a CDS encoding ArsR/SmtB family transcription factor, with product MKDSVATTADTGLDCCSLGSGLLSADDATRYAALFKVLADPGRLQLLSWLAEEGCEPMSVSELTQRSGLSQPTVSHHLKKLTEAGLLEKSRLGRSVLHRLRPELFAELRTVLQMD from the coding sequence ATGAAAGATTCTGTCGCCACGACAGCAGACACTGGCCTCGACTGCTGCTCGCTGGGCTCCGGCTTGCTCTCCGCAGACGACGCGACGCGTTACGCGGCCCTGTTCAAAGTTTTGGCGGACCCCGGCCGGCTGCAACTACTCTCCTGGCTCGCCGAAGAGGGCTGCGAGCCGATGAGCGTGAGCGAACTGACGCAACGCTCTGGGCTAAGCCAACCGACGGTTTCCCACCACCTCAAAAAACTTACCGAGGCCGGCCTCCTAGAAAAGAGCCGCCTGGGCAGGTCGGTCCTCCACCGGCTGCGCCCGGAGCTGTTCGCGGAACTTCGCACCGTGCTGCAGATGGACTGA
- a CDS encoding TrkH family potassium uptake protein encodes MNDTASKRWLGPAQLTALGFLALILTGTALLSMPFASADGAPTALMSALFTATSATTLTGLVTEDTGSHWSLAGQFIVLALIQAGGLGIMSITSLTGMLLTGRVKLRSRYATAAEGRPILEGGVRRTLVATLLLTFFFEGVVAVILGIRFATVYGMAPGRAAYEGVFHAISGFNNAGFGLRPDSLVSYNTDGWILIPLAGALMIGGLGYPVLSELVRRGREQMRGLVHGAPVSSRRLSITTRMTLQATAFLVVSATLIIALLEWRGFLAGMPTSVKCLNAFFSGVTPRTAGFNSVDYAEAHPITLMVTDIYMFIGGGSAGTAGGIKITTATVLLAAMLAEFKGRDATTVGHRTVPKSVVRQAMTVAAAGLVAVTAGVATLRICDPQFTADQVNFEVISAFATTGLSTGITADLSTPSQLALCLLMYLGRIGPFTLVAALALRTVSRRFDYPTERPFIG; translated from the coding sequence GTGAATGACACAGCCTCCAAGAGGTGGCTCGGCCCCGCGCAACTAACTGCGCTGGGCTTTCTAGCTCTGATCCTCACCGGCACAGCGCTGCTTTCCATGCCGTTCGCCTCCGCTGACGGCGCGCCTACAGCGCTGATGAGCGCGCTGTTTACCGCCACGTCCGCGACCACTTTGACCGGCCTGGTCACCGAGGACACCGGCAGCCACTGGAGCCTGGCCGGACAGTTCATTGTGCTGGCGCTGATCCAGGCCGGCGGCCTGGGCATCATGAGCATTACCTCGCTTACCGGCATGCTGCTCACCGGCCGGGTGAAGCTGCGTTCGCGGTATGCCACGGCAGCTGAGGGGCGGCCAATTTTGGAAGGTGGGGTGAGGCGGACGCTCGTGGCAACGCTGCTGCTCACCTTCTTTTTTGAGGGGGTGGTAGCGGTGATCTTGGGCATTCGCTTCGCCACCGTCTACGGCATGGCGCCGGGGCGCGCCGCATACGAGGGCGTGTTCCACGCGATTTCCGGGTTCAACAACGCCGGCTTCGGACTGCGTCCGGACAGTCTGGTCTCCTACAACACGGACGGGTGGATCCTCATCCCGTTGGCGGGTGCGTTGATGATTGGCGGGCTGGGCTACCCGGTGCTTTCCGAGCTGGTGCGCCGCGGCCGCGAGCAGATGCGCGGGCTGGTCCACGGCGCGCCGGTGAGCTCGCGGCGGCTGTCCATCACCACCCGCATGACGCTGCAGGCGACCGCGTTTCTGGTGGTCAGCGCCACGCTTATCATCGCACTACTGGAGTGGCGCGGCTTCCTCGCCGGCATGCCAACCAGTGTCAAGTGCCTCAACGCGTTCTTTTCCGGGGTGACGCCGCGCACCGCGGGGTTCAACTCTGTCGATTACGCCGAGGCGCACCCGATCACGCTGATGGTCACGGACATTTACATGTTCATCGGCGGTGGGTCCGCGGGCACAGCCGGCGGCATCAAGATCACCACCGCGACCGTGCTGCTAGCGGCCATGCTGGCGGAATTCAAAGGCCGCGACGCCACCACCGTGGGCCACCGCACCGTGCCAAAAAGTGTGGTGCGCCAGGCCATGACGGTGGCCGCGGCGGGACTGGTAGCGGTGACCGCAGGCGTAGCTACGCTGCGTATTTGCGACCCCCAGTTCACCGCCGACCAGGTCAACTTCGAGGTCATCTCGGCGTTTGCCACCACGGGGCTTTCCACCGGCATCACCGCGGATTTGTCCACCCCGTCCCAGCTCGCGCTGTGCCTGCTGATGTACCTCGGGCGCATCGGCCCGTTCACACTCGTCGCAGCGCTGGCGCTGCGCACCGTTTCCCGCAGGTTCGACTACCCCACAGAAAGGCCGTTCATTGGTTAA